The window AGCGCCGCTTCTTCGCCGGTGACGCTGCGGACGCTCACGAGGTCGCAGAGCGTTCGCTCCAGGTACGTTGCCATATCCGACACGCCGGCCACCTCTTTCCCTACGAACTCGTGCGGATCAGCGCTCCCCTTCGCCCGGGGAAACGGCCTTCCCTCCGCCCTCCCCACGAGCCGGGGATCCCGTTCCGGGACTTCCCAAGTACACGACCCGAAACCGATCGAAGGCTTCAATTAAACGTGCCGCGGTCTCGGGATCTTGAAAGTCGTGCTCGTAGCGGCTGATCCTCGACAGCAGGACTCGCGCGCCCATGAGCCCGTGGATCGGCCGGGGAACTTGAGGGTCCCCAGTTGCCATCGGGCTGGTGGTCAGAAAATATTCCCGGATCACTCCGGCGGCGAGCAGGCTCGGGAGGAAACGCGGGCCGCCCTCGCATACCGCCGTATGCACGCCATGGCTCGTCAGGACGTCGAGGACACCCTCGATCCGCGGACGACCGTCCGATCCCGACGGCACGCGGGCGACGGCAACCCCTCTGGCCTCAACGGCGCGGATCTCGTCGCCGGTCGCCAGGAGCCCGGTCAGCACGAGTTTGTCGAACCCAGCCGCTGAGAAGAACCGCTTGTCGAAAACCGTTGCGTCCCAGGCCAGCGTGGTCGTCACCACCACCGCCAGGAGGCGCGGAGGGCAACCGCGGGCAATTCGCCGGGCAACTTCACCGTCGGGGAGCGCCGCGGTGACGTCGTCGCTGATCAGGGTCCCCGATCCCACGACGACCGCATCGACCGCACTGCGTACTCGGGTCAACGCCACCCCATCGACGGAGGTACCGATCGATGCCGCCTTCCCCTCAACGACCGCCTCGCCGTTCTGCGTCATCACCATGTGTGCGACCAGATAGGGAACCGGGGTGGGGAGCGATGGAAACGCAAGCGACGCGTAGAACTGCGCCAGGGGGATCTCGCGCGGGTGGGGTTCGACCTCGTTCCAGGCCA of the bacterium genome contains:
- a CDS encoding dihydrofolate reductase family protein — protein: MRPSDWKRTVPLPATVRLAWNEVEPHPREIPLAQFYASLAFPSLPTPVPYLVAHMVMTQNGEAVVEGKAASIGTSVDGVALTRVRSAVDAVVVGSGTLISDDVTAALPDGEVARRIARGCPPRLLAVVVTTTLAWDATVFDKRFFSAAGFDKLVLTGLLATGDEIRAVEARGVAVARVPSGSDGRPRIEGVLDVLTSHGVHTAVCEGGPRFLPSLLAAGVIREYFLTTSPMATGDPQVPRPIHGLMGARVLLSRISRYEHDFQDPETAARLIEAFDRFRVVYLGSPGTGSPARGEGGGKAVSPGEGER